The proteins below are encoded in one region of Williamsoniiplasma luminosum:
- a CDS encoding ABC transporter ATP-binding protein, which produces MKEKQKKKLPNPMKFESEFAFSWQKMGAFAAIIWETAKKNPLLFISMVLTTSLNAVIATTMPLISSKAVTLLTANGRPLGPEFTSFLGMDMVWTSWIWVAVFMFVILLISEYITDYTIGLFSLKIEINERIKIVQALVKQDVDFYFDHVSGNILTRFVADTQNLSQGIQQFLSNLIYCLVAFIAATIILFSQNLYLVGGVTIGYVVFVLVIAVFIFVYFRRALIRQFDFKREVDADITDRINNITLIKSTGTENYEIDRLYQKNQEYSRKGDRGVLLSTILTLWLTVTISFLTTLITIVVIVGVIKGGHDGPSLMFELTTGLPMASSMAMAIYMLVPSLRAATRASNASHRINELTKPIPFIQPNPEGPKINKISSIEFKNIDFAYPKKIDKVIIPNLSFKFEKGKSYAFVGETGSGKSTIGRLLLRYYDPKNGQIIINNKHDLKDVNLPSYLDNIGYVEQDPQIFYGNFIDNIKYGRFSDTKEQVMEAAKKADLHDFIMSLPEGYETLIGQRGFLLSGGQKQRLIIARVFLRDPDLVILDEATSALDNIVEKEIQDQLDKLVVGKTSITIAHRLSTIKNVDQIIVLGMNKGIVQVGTFEELINKPGHFKNLYEAGTI; this is translated from the coding sequence ATGAAAGAAAAACAAAAAAAGAAATTACCAAATCCAATGAAATTCGAAAGTGAATTTGCTTTTTCATGACAAAAAATGGGTGCTTTTGCTGCCATTATTTGAGAAACTGCAAAAAAGAACCCATTACTTTTTATTTCAATGGTTTTAACAACATCATTAAATGCTGTGATCGCCACTACCATGCCTTTGATTTCATCAAAAGCCGTTACATTATTAACTGCTAATGGTAGACCTTTAGGCCCTGAATTCACTAGCTTTCTAGGGATGGACATGGTTTGAACTAGTTGAATCTGAGTTGCGGTTTTTATGTTCGTGATTTTATTAATTTCAGAATATATAACTGACTATACAATTGGTTTATTCTCACTTAAAATCGAAATCAATGAACGTATCAAAATTGTTCAAGCCTTAGTTAAACAAGATGTAGACTTTTATTTTGATCATGTTTCAGGAAATATTTTAACAAGATTTGTTGCTGATACTCAAAACCTTTCACAAGGAATTCAACAATTTTTAAGTAACTTGATTTATTGTTTGGTGGCGTTTATCGCTGCAACTATAATCTTATTTTCACAAAATTTATATCTTGTTGGGGGAGTTACAATTGGTTATGTTGTCTTCGTGTTAGTGATTGCTGTCTTTATTTTCGTTTATTTCCGTCGTGCATTAATTAGACAATTTGACTTTAAACGTGAAGTCGATGCTGATATCACAGACCGAATTAACAACATTACATTAATCAAATCAACAGGAACAGAAAACTACGAAATTGATCGTCTATATCAAAAAAACCAAGAATATAGTCGTAAAGGAGATCGAGGAGTTTTATTATCAACAATTTTAACACTTTGATTAACTGTCACAATTTCTTTCTTAACCACTTTAATTACAATTGTTGTAATTGTCGGAGTAATTAAAGGCGGACATGATGGACCTAGTTTAATGTTTGAACTAACAACAGGATTACCAATGGCTTCATCAATGGCGATGGCAATTTATATGTTAGTTCCATCATTGCGTGCAGCGACTCGTGCTTCAAATGCGTCACATCGAATTAACGAATTAACTAAGCCAATTCCCTTTATCCAACCAAATCCCGAAGGTCCAAAAATTAATAAAATTAGTTCAATCGAATTTAAAAATATTGATTTTGCTTACCCTAAAAAAATTGATAAAGTGATTATTCCGAATTTGAGTTTCAAATTCGAAAAAGGTAAATCATATGCTTTTGTTGGTGAAACTGGAAGTGGTAAATCAACAATTGGAAGATTACTATTAAGATATTATGATCCAAAAAATGGTCAAATTATTATCAACAATAAACACGATTTAAAAGATGTGAATTTACCATCATATTTAGACAATATTGGTTATGTCGAACAAGACCCACAAATCTTTTATGGAAACTTTATTGACAATATTAAATATGGTCGTTTTAGTGACACCAAAGAACAAGTAATGGAAGCTGCTAAAAAAGCTGATCTTCATGATTTTATTATGTCGTTGCCTGAAGGTTATGAAACCTTAATTGGACAAAGAGGATTCTTATTAAGTGGGGGTCAAAAACAACGTTTAATTATTGCCAGAGTCTTTTTAAGAGATCCTGATTTAGTGATTTTAGATGAAGCAACATCAGCGTTAGATAACATTGTGGAAAAAGAAATTCAAGATCAACTTGATAAATTAGTCGTTGGAAAAACTTCAATCACGATTGCTCACCGTTTATCAACCATTAAAAATGTTGATCAAATTATTGTCTTAGGAATGAATAAAGGAATTGTTCAAGTCGGAACATTTGAAGAATTAATTAACAAACCTGGACACTTTAAAAACCTGTATGAAGCAGGAACAATTTAA
- a CDS encoding ABC transporter ATP-binding protein, whose protein sequence is MIKKEQNLDDVSIFESQKSQAQINAEIEDELREKEGSFFKMMFRFSMKYKLQSLIVLITVIISALAVAVTPLITKELMEVAGEIARGKPESVVGKWGMTWQALVGLDLGTILVNVVMGFIAQFISGMLGKQLEIDLRNQTIEKLIEEDMSYYSDKKIGEILTKIVSDTQIIGEQVAIIIITAITSILTFFVSLIMMSIIDWKLTLVALGMFVVMLIAMGLSFPPLRKRMQVIRKEVTSLNGDVIDRVNAVKLVKAMGTEKYESKRVVETHKTYYAEFKKMNYFLSLFIACLFVGVSSVQVMVTLAAGLIYESTPEVLISLIPTFIISVGILIGPIMQMIRVIIGLVQVSTASKRLHAILTTPVLFNNHYKDKAGIDIKHVNGDIVFKDLEFRYPEKPNKVILPKFNFTFEKGKSYAFVGETGSGKSSIAKLLLRFYDPSEGAVLINGKTDLKKANLSTYLEHVGYVEQEPAILLGNVYENIKYGKFDATNEQIIAAAKKANLHNLVMTWPGGYDTILGERGFMLSGGQKQRLVIARIFLKNPEILILDEATSALDNIVEKEIQAELDKLMEGRTSFTIAHRLSTIKRVDKILVLEPGKGIVQQGTYNELKKVDGRFKRLYEAGKLINQK, encoded by the coding sequence ATGATCAAAAAAGAACAAAATTTAGATGATGTGAGCATTTTCGAGTCTCAAAAATCGCAAGCACAAATTAATGCTGAAATTGAAGACGAGTTAAGAGAAAAAGAAGGATCGTTTTTTAAAATGATGTTTCGTTTTTCAATGAAATACAAGTTGCAATCATTAATTGTTTTAATCACTGTGATTATTTCAGCATTAGCTGTTGCTGTAACACCTTTGATTACTAAAGAGTTAATGGAAGTGGCTGGAGAAATTGCAAGGGGTAAACCAGAATCAGTTGTTGGTAAATGAGGAATGACTTGGCAAGCTTTAGTTGGTTTAGACCTGGGAACGATTCTTGTCAATGTAGTGATGGGATTTATTGCTCAATTCATTTCAGGAATGTTAGGAAAACAATTAGAGATTGATTTAAGAAATCAAACTATTGAAAAATTAATTGAAGAAGATATGTCTTACTATTCTGATAAAAAAATTGGAGAAATTTTAACTAAAATTGTTTCTGATACCCAAATTATTGGTGAACAAGTAGCAATCATCATTATTACAGCCATCACTTCAATCTTAACTTTCTTCGTTTCATTGATTATGATGTCAATTATTGATTGAAAATTAACTCTAGTTGCTCTAGGAATGTTTGTAGTAATGCTTATTGCCATGGGTTTAAGTTTCCCACCATTAAGAAAAAGAATGCAAGTTATTCGTAAAGAAGTGACATCACTTAACGGGGATGTTATTGATCGAGTTAATGCTGTGAAATTAGTTAAAGCAATGGGAACAGAAAAATATGAATCAAAAAGAGTTGTTGAAACTCATAAAACATATTATGCAGAATTCAAAAAAATGAACTACTTTTTATCACTATTTATCGCATGTTTATTTGTTGGTGTTTCATCAGTTCAAGTCATGGTCACATTGGCTGCTGGTTTAATTTACGAATCAACACCAGAAGTTCTGATTTCATTAATTCCAACATTTATTATTTCTGTTGGGATTCTAATTGGTCCAATTATGCAAATGATTCGAGTAATTATTGGTTTAGTTCAAGTCTCAACTGCTTCAAAGCGTTTGCATGCAATTTTAACAACTCCAGTCCTATTTAATAACCATTATAAGGACAAGGCCGGAATCGATATTAAACATGTAAATGGTGATATTGTTTTTAAAGATCTTGAATTTAGATATCCTGAAAAACCAAACAAAGTCATCTTACCAAAATTCAATTTTACTTTTGAAAAAGGTAAATCATATGCCTTTGTTGGTGAAACTGGAAGTGGTAAATCTTCAATTGCTAAATTATTATTAAGATTTTACGATCCAAGTGAAGGTGCTGTTTTGATTAATGGTAAAACTGATTTGAAAAAAGCTAATTTATCAACTTACTTAGAACATGTTGGTTATGTCGAACAAGAACCAGCCATCCTTTTAGGAAATGTTTATGAAAATATTAAATATGGTAAATTTGATGCAACCAATGAACAAATCATTGCAGCTGCTAAAAAAGCAAATTTACACAATTTAGTAATGACTTGACCAGGTGGATATGACACCATTTTAGGGGAAAGAGGATTCATGCTTTCTGGAGGTCAAAAACAAAGATTAGTGATTGCTCGAATTTTCTTAAAAAATCCAGAGATCTTAATTTTAGATGAAGCAACATCAGCTTTAGACAATATTGTCGAAAAAGAAATTCAAGCTGAGTTAGATAAATTAATGGAAGGTCGTACATCTTTCACAATTGCTCACCGTTTATCAACAATTAAAAGAGTTGATAAAATCCTGGTTTTAGAACCAGGAAAAGGAATTGTTCAACAAGGAACATATAATGAATTGAAAAAAGTTGATGGAAGATTTAAAAGGCTTTATGAAGCTGGAAAATTAATTAACCAAAAATAG
- a CDS encoding DNA-processing protein DprA: MDKVLLYFSLKYKGNWEKIYEALERKEKIPNVELEEVEDRIDCNYLTIINTLYPSNLKHSYKPPFLLYTHGNLSLLQNYYQIIGVSGDEKFDEYGFKNAREIIKDLTNEKRTILTGSSVGIESEIIKIVLENKAKIIIVAEEGIKNFIDSHQELVTELEKNADLLILSESYENEQLDNLTSEYASRLKVGLMKVLVYIQISTFNKNYHMSEYALNEGKDIFVVPEPIKSKFKGNNNLIKQGAKIIEDGRDVLNEI, encoded by the coding sequence ATGGATAAAGTTTTATTATATTTCTCATTAAAATACAAAGGAAATTGAGAAAAAATTTATGAAGCATTAGAGAGAAAAGAAAAAATTCCTAATGTTGAATTAGAAGAAGTTGAAGACAGAATTGATTGTAACTATTTAACAATTATCAACACGCTATATCCAAGCAATTTGAAACATAGTTATAAACCACCATTTCTACTTTATACACACGGTAATTTATCGTTGCTACAAAATTACTATCAAATCATTGGTGTGAGTGGAGATGAAAAATTTGACGAATATGGTTTTAAAAACGCCAGAGAAATCATTAAAGATTTAACCAATGAAAAAAGAACAATTTTAACTGGAAGTTCCGTTGGAATTGAAAGCGAAATCATTAAAATTGTCTTAGAAAATAAAGCCAAAATTATTATTGTGGCTGAAGAAGGGATTAAAAATTTTATTGATTCGCATCAAGAATTAGTGACAGAATTAGAGAAAAATGCTGACCTATTAATTCTTTCTGAAAGCTATGAAAATGAGCAATTAGACAATCTAACAAGTGAATATGCTTCACGTTTAAAAGTTGGATTAATGAAAGTTTTGGTTTATATTCAAATCTCAACATTCAACAAAAATTATCATATGAGCGAGTATGCTTTGAATGAAGGTAAAGACATCTTCGTCGTCCCTGAACCGATCAAATCAAAGTTTAAAGGAAACAATAATTTAATCAAACAAGGCGCTAAAATTATTGAAGATGGAAGAGATGTTTTAAACGAAATTTAA
- a CDS encoding single-stranded DNA-binding protein yields the protein MNNVNIIGQIEGDAQIAYTSQDGARKLYKFVLRVPRPFKKNDEVIDDLINVKCWSTKIEDEDNLHDQAYVGIEGRIQSFGNEEFKTPVNEVIAFKILYLE from the coding sequence ATGAATAACGTAAACATTATTGGTCAAATTGAAGGGGATGCACAAATTGCTTATACTTCACAAGATGGAGCTCGCAAATTATATAAATTTGTTTTAAGAGTGCCTAGACCATTTAAAAAAAATGATGAAGTCATCGATGACTTGATCAATGTTAAATGCTGATCAACAAAAATTGAAGATGAGGATAATCTTCATGATCAAGCATATGTAGGAATCGAAGGAAGAATTCAATCATTTGGCAATGAAGAGTTTAAAACTCCAGTCAATGAAGTGATTGCATTCAAAATCCTTTACTTAGAATAA
- a CDS encoding ribonuclease HII has product MLKLKNRILFDHNIRQQHQVQIISGSDEAGRGAMAGPIVVASVILPLDYENVEIKDSKLINQNQRKLLFDEIKKIALSYAIEIIPASVVDVLNPKQASIVGMINSIKKLSISPEISLIDGEKLNDPKINSLQLIKGDNLSQSIAAASILAKVTRDEIMKDLDQKHPGYDWAQNKGYVTVDHQERLKVHGISPEHRKSYAPVKKYL; this is encoded by the coding sequence ATGTTAAAGTTGAAAAATAGAATTTTATTCGATCATAACATCCGTCAACAACATCAAGTGCAAATCATTTCTGGAAGTGATGAAGCAGGAAGAGGGGCGATGGCTGGACCGATTGTGGTGGCAAGTGTGATTCTTCCTTTGGATTATGAAAATGTTGAAATCAAAGATTCCAAACTAATTAACCAAAATCAACGAAAATTACTTTTTGATGAAATCAAAAAGATTGCTTTGAGTTATGCAATTGAAATTATTCCTGCAAGTGTTGTTGATGTTTTAAATCCTAAACAAGCAAGTATTGTCGGAATGATTAATTCAATTAAAAAATTATCAATCAGCCCAGAAATAAGTTTAATTGATGGTGAAAAACTTAATGACCCAAAAATTAATTCTTTGCAATTAATTAAGGGTGATAATTTAAGTCAATCAATTGCTGCTGCTTCCATTTTGGCTAAAGTTACACGTGATGAAATTATGAAAGATTTGGATCAAAAACATCCAGGATACGATTGAGCACAAAACAAAGGGTATGTAACTGTTGACCACCAAGAACGATTAAAAGTTCATGGAATTAGTCCAGAACACCGAAAAAGTTATGCTCCAGTGAAAAAATATTTATAA
- the ylqF gene encoding ribosome biogenesis GTPase YlqF, with protein sequence MSAEFNWFPGHMNKALKDIEAKIPVVDLVIEVVDARAPFSSQNLTFRKLLEKKPVLYVISKADVADKKITKQWINFFKKEGRLSHVLDYKNKHVVENLVALINEATAEKQAKDKTKGLVTSLINVLVIGIPNVGKSTFINKIIRDKSVKVGNKPGVTRGIQTLQLSKNITLMDTAGVLPSRLFNEVIASHLCAINSIKEGVFPLERIAGILMKEIFDTHFEMVLDYYKIKSNLKAPISFEKVYLIFEHIAKSKKWLLRNDLWDIERAMSSFLADIANGKFAISLETPEDIEFLINGPAKSEHVKVEK encoded by the coding sequence ATGAGCGCAGAATTTAATTGATTTCCCGGACATATGAATAAAGCTTTGAAAGATATTGAAGCCAAAATTCCAGTTGTTGATTTAGTAATTGAAGTGGTTGATGCTCGCGCACCATTTTCTTCACAAAACTTAACATTTAGAAAATTATTAGAAAAAAAACCTGTTTTATATGTCATTTCTAAAGCTGATGTGGCGGACAAAAAAATCACCAAACAATGAATTAATTTTTTCAAAAAAGAAGGTCGTCTTTCGCATGTTTTAGATTACAAAAATAAACATGTTGTTGAAAATTTAGTTGCTTTGATTAATGAGGCAACTGCTGAAAAACAAGCAAAAGACAAAACAAAAGGCTTAGTTACTTCATTGATAAATGTTTTGGTGATCGGGATTCCAAACGTTGGTAAATCAACATTTATCAATAAAATTATTCGTGATAAATCTGTGAAAGTTGGGAATAAACCAGGGGTAACTCGTGGAATTCAAACTTTACAATTAAGTAAAAATATCACTTTAATGGACACGGCTGGTGTTTTGCCTTCACGTCTATTCAATGAAGTTATTGCTAGTCATTTGTGTGCAATCAATTCAATTAAAGAGGGAGTTTTCCCCTTAGAAAGAATTGCTGGAATTTTGATGAAAGAAATTTTTGATACTCATTTTGAGATGGTTTTAGATTATTACAAAATCAAATCAAATTTAAAAGCTCCAATCTCATTTGAAAAAGTTTATTTAATTTTTGAACATATTGCAAAATCTAAAAAATGATTATTAAGAAATGACCTATGAGATATTGAGCGTGCAATGTCTTCATTTTTAGCAGATATTGCTAATGGTAAATTTGCGATTTCATTAGAAACTCCAGAAGACATTGAATTTTTAATTAATGGTCCAGCCAAAAGTGAACATGTTAAAGTTGAAAAATAG
- a CDS encoding lipoprotein translates to MKKLLIIFGSIGIMGIGASTVVACTNSKLDGLKATIQKAKKIIADNATNPKEEIQSLQQVVTLTEIMIETNQMTDEQIDAIHLSLKLLIAIIETPSIQDVANRPQI, encoded by the coding sequence ATGAAAAAACTATTAATCATTTTTGGTAGCATTGGAATAATGGGGATTGGGGCTTCAACGGTTGTTGCATGTACCAACTCTAAATTGGATGGTTTAAAGGCAACAATTCAAAAAGCGAAGAAAATAATTGCAGATAATGCAACTAACCCAAAAGAAGAAATACAAAGTTTACAACAAGTGGTGACGTTGACAGAAATTATGATTGAAACAAATCAAATGACAGATGAACAAATTGATGCAATTCATTTATCTTTAAAACTTTTGATAGCAATAATTGAAACGCCATCAATTCAGGATGTTGCTAATAGACCTCAAATATAA
- a CDS encoding lipoprotein, with protein MKKWLTIIGSIGLVGVTGATVVGCHQPTKIERLKNEISKAKKLISNHPNKQGVDQLKQVVNMTEILIQTDEMTDDQMDKIGLSLKLAIDLIEGM; from the coding sequence ATGAAGAAATGATTAACAATCATAGGCAGTATCGGATTAGTGGGGGTGACTGGGGCAACGGTTGTTGGATGTCATCAACCAACTAAAATTGAACGTTTAAAAAATGAAATTAGCAAAGCTAAAAAACTCATTTCCAATCACCCCAACAAACAAGGGGTTGACCAATTAAAACAAGTCGTAAATATGACTGAAATTTTAATTCAAACAGATGAAATGACCGATGATCAAATGGATAAAATTGGATTATCCTTAAAACTTGCCATTGATTTAATTGAAGGGATGTAG
- the rplS gene encoding 50S ribosomal protein L19 — MSTKQTKVTKSKYDVINNQLRTDLPDFNSGDTICVDVKIKEGEKFRIQSFEGLVIKTQGSGITFSVVVRKMSNGVFVERTFPLHSPIIDKVTIIKKGRVRRSRIYYIRKLSGKAARIKEILPTSDKKVEKTKK, encoded by the coding sequence ATGAGTACAAAACAAACAAAAGTAACTAAATCAAAGTACGATGTGATTAATAACCAATTAAGAACAGACCTACCAGACTTTAACTCAGGAGACACAATTTGTGTTGATGTAAAAATTAAAGAAGGGGAAAAATTCCGTATTCAATCATTTGAAGGACTTGTAATTAAAACTCAAGGATCAGGAATTACCTTTTCTGTTGTTGTTCGTAAAATGAGTAATGGTGTTTTTGTGGAACGTACATTCCCATTACACTCACCAATTATTGATAAAGTAACAATTATCAAAAAAGGACGTGTTCGTCGTTCAAGAATTTACTACATCCGTAAATTATCTGGAAAAGCTGCACGTATTAAAGAAATCTTACCTACTTCAGACAAAAAAGTTGAAAAAACCAAAAAATAA
- the trmD gene encoding tRNA (guanosine(37)-N1)-methyltransferase TrmD, which yields MKFSIITLFPKTIQAYIEESIIKKALERNLLEVEIIDLRDYTTLKQNQVDEYQFGGGKGMVLMVEPIVKSIEAIKTKNSWIILTTPQGKTWNQNLAKQSVQDHDHIIIICGHYEGYDERVLEYVDQEISIGDYVLTGGEIPALVILDSMTRSIPDVIKKESFANDSFENDLLDYPVYTKPVDFRGSKVPDVLLSGHHANIQKFRDEQQVINTWNKRPDLINESKLNKNQKAILNKLKKGESYEYKTNKSN from the coding sequence ATGAAATTTTCAATTATTACATTGTTTCCCAAAACAATCCAAGCTTATATTGAAGAATCAATCATCAAAAAAGCTTTAGAACGTAATCTTTTAGAAGTGGAAATTATCGATTTAAGAGACTATACAACTTTAAAACAAAATCAAGTTGATGAATATCAATTTGGCGGAGGTAAAGGGATGGTTTTAATGGTTGAACCAATTGTCAAATCAATTGAAGCAATTAAAACCAAAAATTCTTGAATCATCTTAACAACTCCGCAAGGGAAAACTTGAAATCAAAATCTAGCAAAACAGTCTGTCCAAGACCATGACCATATAATTATTATTTGTGGACATTATGAAGGATATGATGAAAGAGTGCTTGAATATGTTGATCAAGAAATTTCAATTGGAGATTATGTTTTAACAGGGGGAGAAATTCCAGCGTTAGTTATCCTTGATAGCATGACGCGTTCAATTCCTGATGTGATTAAAAAAGAATCATTTGCAAACGATAGTTTTGAAAATGATTTACTGGATTATCCAGTTTACACAAAACCAGTTGATTTTCGTGGAAGTAAAGTTCCTGATGTCCTGCTAAGTGGTCATCATGCGAATATTCAAAAATTTAGGGATGAACAACAAGTCATTAATACTTGAAATAAAAGACCAGATTTAATCAATGAATCGAAATTAAATAAAAATCAAAAAGCAATACTAAACAAATTAAAGAAAGGAGAAAGTTATGAGTACAAAACAAACAAAAGTAACTAA
- a CDS encoding ribosome maturation factor RimM — translation MQEKLMRIGEIVNTVGIKGTVKVLLDSNLDINDLSNFKLCFYQTNSKVFIPLQIKTLEVKNNTLLISFIDFENINDVQKFRNQILYAPIEIQAFSLIPHWTEYKIETELGEGIVIDWMNNSVQYLIKIRVQNHDFWVPMVDEYLVVKNDETKTIQLKNIRGLM, via the coding sequence ATGCAAGAAAAGTTAATGCGAATTGGTGAAATTGTTAACACTGTTGGAATCAAGGGAACTGTGAAAGTTTTGCTTGATTCAAATCTAGATATTAATGATTTATCTAATTTTAAATTATGCTTTTATCAAACAAATTCCAAAGTATTTATTCCATTACAAATTAAAACCTTGGAAGTAAAAAATAATACTTTATTAATATCTTTTATTGATTTTGAAAATATTAATGATGTGCAAAAATTCAGAAATCAAATTTTATATGCCCCAATTGAAATTCAAGCTTTCAGCTTAATTCCACATTGAACTGAATATAAAATTGAAACTGAACTTGGAGAAGGAATTGTGATTGATTGAATGAATAATTCAGTTCAATATCTAATTAAAATTCGAGTTCAAAATCATGATTTTTGAGTACCGATGGTTGATGAATATTTAGTGGTTAAAAATGATGAAACTAAAACAATTCAGTTAAAAAACATTAGAGGATTGATGTAA
- the rpsP gene encoding 30S ribosomal protein S16 — MVKLRLKRIGKKRAPFYRIVAADARVNRNGQYIELVGTFDPLKDEIKINNDLVLKWLNNGAQPTDTVRDLFSKQGIMKAYHEEKLATAKTNKENKPTKAVAAKK; from the coding sequence ATGGTTAAATTAAGATTAAAAAGAATCGGTAAAAAACGTGCGCCGTTCTACAGAATTGTAGCAGCTGATGCTCGTGTTAATCGTAATGGACAATATATCGAATTAGTTGGAACATTTGATCCATTAAAAGATGAAATTAAAATTAATAATGATTTAGTTTTAAAATGATTAAATAATGGAGCTCAACCAACAGATACTGTTCGTGATTTATTTAGCAAACAAGGAATCATGAAGGCTTATCATGAAGAAAAATTAGCAACTGCTAAAACAAATAAAGAAAACAAGCCAACAAAAGCAGTTGCTGCTAAAAAATAA
- a CDS encoding 23S rRNA (pseudouridine(1915)-N(3))-methyltransferase RlmH, which yields MNINIICFGKIDSKNALHLAKDYQDKIVHYTKLNIVELQEEINSDLKSAMVKNEKKITDKLANFKNSTIILADINGAQITSEQLAKMIENNKDFQGGNLTFVIGPSDGFSPEFKNKYQNKISFGQITLPHQLFRIILLEQIFRSFKIINNEKYHK from the coding sequence ATGAATATTAATATAATCTGTTTTGGCAAAATTGATAGCAAAAATGCTTTGCATTTAGCTAAAGATTACCAAGATAAAATTGTCCATTACACCAAACTAAATATTGTTGAATTACAAGAAGAAATTAACAGTGACTTAAAATCAGCGATGGTTAAAAATGAAAAGAAAATTACTGATAAATTAGCTAATTTTAAAAATTCAACAATCATTTTAGCTGATATTAATGGGGCACAAATCACAAGCGAACAATTAGCTAAAATGATTGAAAATAATAAGGATTTTCAAGGTGGGAATTTAACTTTTGTGATTGGACCAAGTGACGGATTTAGTCCAGAATTTAAAAATAAATATCAAAATAAAATTAGTTTTGGACAAATTACATTACCCCATCAACTTTTTAGAATTATTTTATTAGAACAAATTTTTCGCAGTTTCAAGATTATTAATAATGAAAAATATCATAAATAA
- a CDS encoding phosphoribosyltransferase: MMKFRHNLKILLTKEEIQARITKLADELNTKYKDKELTLIVIMNGGVFFYADLLKQLDMRIRVDAICAASYVGQQSTRQITFYKKVNKPIITDHDVVVIEDIIDTGLTLNAIYEELLALKPKSLSLITLLDKDGTHPDFKYPYQALFEVPNKFIVGYGLEFDDNYRQLDQIYTVED, encoded by the coding sequence ATGATGAAATTTAGACACAACTTAAAAATTTTATTAACCAAGGAAGAAATTCAAGCAAGAATTACCAAATTAGCTGATGAATTAAACACAAAATACAAAGACAAAGAATTAACTTTAATTGTGATTATGAATGGGGGAGTATTTTTTTATGCAGACCTATTAAAACAATTAGATATGAGAATTCGAGTTGATGCAATTTGTGCTGCAAGTTATGTTGGACAACAATCAACAAGACAAATTACTTTTTATAAAAAAGTCAACAAACCAATCATTACTGATCATGATGTGGTTGTGATTGAAGATATAATTGATACAGGTTTAACATTGAATGCAATTTATGAAGAACTTTTAGCTTTAAAACCAAAAAGTCTGAGTTTAATTACTTTATTAGATAAAGATGGAACTCATCCTGATTTTAAATATCCATACCAAGCTTTATTTGAAGTGCCAAATAAATTTATTGTTGGTTATGGTTTAGAATTTGATGATAATTATCGTCAACTTGACCAAATCTACACAGTTGAAGATTAA